The Hymenobacter sp. DG01 sequence CCCCTACCCGCCCCACCGACGGCAAAGGCACCTGGCTTGATTACTCGGGGGCGCCCAAGCCCTACCGGCCCGCCGCCTGGAACCTGGACTCCGATGAGCCGTCTAGGTCCACGATGGGCTCTACCTACGTGCCCCTGGATGCCGACGTGTATCGCCTCATTGACCGGTATGCTATTCTGCACGGCTCCGATTCGCTGGTGCGCCTGCACACCGGTATCCGGCCCTACACCCGCGCCGATGTAGCCCGGCTGGCCGAGCGCATGCTGCTGGATTCCACGGCCGGCTTCTCGCGCCAGGACCGCTTCAACCTTCGCTACCTGCTGCGCGACAACTGGCACGATGCCCGCCTGGACTCGGCCACGAATCTGCGCGAGCAACCCATTCTGAAGCATTTCTACGAGCGGCGCTCGGACCTGTACAGCATCGAAACGCCCGATTTCTCGCTGCGCGTAAACCCCGTGCTGGCCCTGAGCCTGGGCAACTCCGATGGCTCCAAAAGCTACAGCTTCCTGAACACGCGCGGTGTGCAGGTAGAAGGCACCATTGATAAGCGCCTGGGCTTCTACACTTTTCTGGCCGATAACCAGATGGCGGTGCCGCTCTACGTGCAGGAGCGCATAGCCCGCGACAGTGCCGTGGCCCACGAAGGGTTCTGGAAACCATTCAAGAACACGCCCGGCCAGTATGATTTTCTTTCGGCCCGCGGCTACCTCTCGTACGCGGCCGGCAAGCACGTCAGCCTGCAGCTGGGCCACGACCGGAACCAGATTGGCAACGGGTACCGCAGCCTGATTCTGTCGGATTACGCGGCGCCCTACCTCTTCCTGAAGATCAATACCCGCATCTGGAAGTTTCATTACCAGAACCTGTTTGCCCAGTTGGTGGCCGATAACCCGGCTCTTGACCGGGACTACCAGCGCAAGTATCTGGCCTTCCACCACCTGAGCTTCGACATCAAGCCCAACCTGAACGTGGGTGTGTTTGAAAGCGTGATGTACAGCGGCTACCAAACGGTGACTGACTATATAGGGCCCAACAAAACTCCGGTAAACCGCCAGCGCCGCCGCGGGTTGGAGCTGCAGTACCTGAATCCCATCATCTTTTACCGGGCTGTGGAGCAGAGTGCGGGCTCCGAGGATAACGCCCTGCTGGGGGCCGATTTTAAGTGGAACATCCGCAACCGGGTGCAGCTCTACGGTCAGCTGATTCTGGATGAGTTTGTACTGAGCGAAATCCGGAGCGGCAATGGCTGGTGGGCCAATAAGCAGGCCGTGCAGTTGGGGGCCAAATACCTCAATGTGGCCGGCATCCGCAATTTCGACCTGCAGGGCGAGTTCAACTTTATCCGCCCCTTCACCTACCAGCACGAAGACCGATTCCGGGCCTACCAGCACGCGGCTCAGCCCTTGGCCCACCCCATGGGCGCCAACCTCTGGGAACTGATTGGCATTGCCAGCTACCAGCCCCTACCCCGCCTGAATGTGGTAGCTAAGGGCTTCCTGGTAAAGCAGGGCCTCGACCCAGCCGGGGCTGATCCGGCACTCACCAACTACGGCAACAACGTGCTGCGCTCCTACAACACCCGGCCCACCGAGTACGGCTATAAAGTAGGCGCGGGCCTCACCTCCTACCTCTTCCACGGCGACCTGACCGGTACCTGGCAGGCCGCTCACAACCTCTGGCTCGATGGCAAACTGGTGTACCGCCACCGCTCCTTCGATGGCCCCGTAGCTCCCAACTTCACCGCCGATGGCGGGGTACTGGCCTCGGTAGCCCTGCGCTGGAACATCGCCCAACGCCTGCACGAGTTTTAATTTTTGGGTGATGGGGTAATAAGGTCAATAGAGAATGGGCAGGAATGCCCAGCCGGGCCAGACAGCGAAAACTCTCCACCTCATTACCCCATCACCTCATCACTCTATCACCAAAATGCGCCACGAGTCTGCCACGACGCTGCTGTACCGCCCCGTAAATCAGGCGGAGCTGGATTTGATTGCGGCATCGGGGTGGCTGGCGTTTCCGCCGCGCCTGCCGGAGCAGCCTATTTTTTACCCGGTCCTGAATGAACAGTATGCGGCCCAGATTGCCCGCGACTGGAACGTGCCTTATTACGGCGTAGGCTACGTACTCCGCTTCGCGGTGGAGGCGGATTATGCCGACCAGTTTCCGGTGCAGAACGTAGGCGGGCCGGAGCATGATGAGTTGTGGATACCGGCCGAAGAGCTGGCGGAGTTCAACCTTCATATCATTGGTCAGATTGAAGTGGTAAGCGTGTTTAAGGCCGAGTAAGCAGCCCGAGGCCCTACCCCCTCAGGCTCGTGAAGCCCTGCGCCCGATCCGGCGCGGGGCTTTGCTCTTATGGCAGCTTCCAGAATGCCCTACCTTTGCCTTTCCGATGAAGACCTACCTCCGCATTCTGCAGTACGCCCGGCCGTGGGCCGTATTTCTGCCCCAATACCTGCTGTTCACCGTGCTGACCATCTTTTTCAGCATTGCCAACTTCACCCTCATCATTCCGCTGCTGAAGGTGCTGTTCGACAAAACCGGCACCGTGGAAATGCAGGCTCCTGACCATATTCCGGCGTTTCGGCCTTCCATTCAGTGGGTGACGGACACGTTCAATTACTTCTTCGCCGATGTGCTGGCCGACCGCGGCAAGCTTGGGGCTCTGGCCTTTGTGTGCCTGGTAGTGGTAGGCTCGGTGCTGCTCAGCAACGTGTTTCGCTACCTGAGTTTGCGGCTGCTGGCCAAGGTGCGGGCCCGCGTGATTCGGAACCTGCGCCGCGACCTGTACCACCGCATCGTGGGGTTGCAACTGGGCTTTTTCAGTGGGGAGCGGAAAGGTGATTTGATGTCGCGCTTTACTTCTGATGTGCAGGAGGTGGAAACATCCGTGGTGAACACCATGACGGCCGTTATCAAGGAGCCCCTGACCATCATTGCCTACTTCGCGGTGCTGTTTCATATTTCGATGCCCCTGACCCTGTTCACGCTGATTCTGCTACCGATTTCGGGCGGCATTATTGCCACGGTAGCCAAGCGCCTGCGCACTCAGGCCAAACAGAGCCAGAGCACGCTAGGCACTATGCTGTCGGTGATTGACGAAACGCTGGGCGGCATCCGGGTTATCAAGGCATTCAACGCTCAGGACTACATCAAAGGCAAATTCGAGGACCAGAACGACCAGTACGCCCGCACGTCCCGCGCCATCGACAACACCCGCGACCTGGCCTCGCCTTTCTCGGAGTTTGCCGGCGTTTCGGTGGTAGCGGGCCTGTTGTACTTCGGCGGCACCCTTATTCTGGGCGGACAGTCGGAGCTGAACGGGGAAACGTTTATCGGCTATGTGATTCTGTTTTCGCAGGTGCTCACACCGGCCAAGGCTTTGTCGTCGTCGTTTGGTAACATTCAGCGCGGGCTGGTGGCCGGCGAGCGGGTGTTGAGCATTATTGACACCGAGCCCGTCATTCGGGACAAGCCCGAGGCGCGGGTCCTACCCCCCTTCGAGCAACAAATCGAGCTGCGGAATCTGCAGTTTGGCTACGGCGATACGCCCGTGCTCCAGGACATCAACCTGACGATTCCGAAGGGCAAGACGGTGGCGCTAGTGGGTCCCAGCGGCGGCGGTAAAAGCACCCTGGCCGATCTGCTACCCCGCTTCTACGACCCAACCGGCGGGCAGCTCCTCATCGACGGTCACGACGTGCGCGACTGCACCATTCATTCCGTGCGCGACCAGATGGGCATCGTTACCCAGGAAAGTATCCTGTTCAACGACACCATTTTCAACAACATCCGCTTCAATACCCAGGCCACCGAGCAGGAGGTGATGGAAGCCGCCCGCATTGCCAACGCCCACGATTTCATCATGGCCTCGCCGGAAGGCTACCAGACGGTTATCGGTGACCGGGGCTCGCGGCTTTCCGGGGGACAGCGGCAGCGCCTGAGCATTGCCCGCGCCATTCTGCGCAACCCGCCCATCCTGATTCTGGATGAAGCCACCTCCGCCCTCGACACCGAAAGCGAAAAGCTGGTGCAGGAAGCCCTGACGCGCCTCATGCAAAACCGCACTTCCCTGGTTATTGCCCACCGCCTAAGCACCGTGCAGCACGCCGATGAAATTGTGGTGCTCCAGCACGGCCGCATTGTGGAGCGCGGCACCCATGAGCAACTCCAACGCCGCGAAGGTGGCCTTTATCAGCGCCTGAGCCTGATGCAAACCAGCAACGCGGCCCTGGTATAACACCGGCGGTTGTAAAGTAACCCCTGTCATCCTGCGCTGGTAACGCAGGATGACAGGGTTTTTTGTCGATTAGCCAGCGGAGCTCCTACCCCCTTCCAGGCAAGAAGCCACACATAAAAGGACACACGCAAGCGGCCACTACAGCGAGCTGAACCATAGAGCCTATTCCCATTGTGAAAAGCCTATATTTAGTCCGCGAATTGGGCTGCTCCGTATGAGGGCTAGTTCTGTACTCCACCACAACCTGCTACTGCTCATGCTTGCTCTCAAACGACTGGTTACGATTCTGGTGATGGTATTCCTGCTGCTGGCGCTGCTGGTACTGCTGTTGCCCTCCGTGCGCGCCAGTTTTGTGGGCATGGCTGGCACCCCAGAAGCTTTGTACTTCGGGATGCTGGTAGCGGCCGTGGTGCTGCTAGGTCTGCAGCTCATCACCGAAAACCTGGATAGCGTGCTGCTACGCCGCGAAGTAACGGCCCGCGACGCGAAAATTAACGAGCTTAAGGCCCGCCTCTACGACTACCAGATGGAGCAGCGAACCACCGCCGAGCGGGCTCCCGGCGCCCCCCGGACTGGCACCACCACTTACCCCGATGGCGAGCCCCGGTCGGGCTATTCCGCCGCCGACCCGGGCCTGAGCAACGCCCCGCGCCCTACCCCCCTCTCGCCGCCCGATGCTCCGAACCGGCCGCTCTAGTATCTTTGGGGCGTGACTCAACTCCCGCTTTCTGACCTCATTCGGGCCGAGCTGACCGAAGCGCAGTCGGTGCTCGACCGTTTTCTGCAAGATCCCGCCAACCTGCAGGCCATTGAACAGGCGGCCCGCCTGATGGCCGCTTCCCTGGACCAGGGCGGCAAAATCCTGACCTGCGGCAACGGCGGCTCCCTCTGCGACGCCCAGCATTTTGCCGAGGAACTAACCGGCCGCTACCGCCAAGACCGCCGCGCCTTGGCCGCCATTGCCCTCACCGAAGCCTCGCACATGAGCTGCGTAGCCAACGACTTCGGCTACGACCGGGTGTTCAGTCGCTTCGTGGAAGCCCTGGGCCGCCCCAACGATGTACTGCTGGCCATCAGCACCAGCGGCAACTCGCCCAATGTGTTGCTGGCCGCCGAAGCCGCCCGGGCGGCTGGTATGCAGGTGGTAAGCCTGACGGGCAAGGACGGCGGCAAGCTGGCCGGCCTGAGCGATGTAGAAATTCGGGCTCCGCACTCCGGCTACGCCGACCGGATTCAGGAAATCCACATCAAGGCCATTCACATCATGATCATGCTTATTGAGCAGCTGGTGAAGTAACGTAGCACGGGCTTCAGCCCGTAGCCGGAGTTTCGGAAGAATATATTTCCAAACTCCGGCTACGGGCTGAAGCCCGTGCTATATTTCCTGTATTTTCGCTATCCGTTACCTTCTATCATTTTCTTAGTTACAGTATGCTTACCAAGACCTACGGCTCCGCCGTTCAGGGAGTTAACGCCAATACCATCACCATTGAAGTTGTAGTATCACAGGGCACGGGGTTCTTCGTGGTGGGCCTGCCTGATAATGCCATCAAGGAAAGCCAGCAGCGGGTGGAAGCGGCCCTGAAGTTTCGGGGGTACCGCATGCCGCGCACCAAAGTGGTGGTGAACATGGCGCCCGCCGATATCCGCAAGGAAGGCTCGGCCTACGATTTGCCCATTGCCCTGGGTATTTTACACGCCTCTCAGCAGCTCACCACAGAACGCTTGAACGAGTACGTCATCATGGGGGAACTGGCGCTGGATGGGGAGCTGCGCCCGATTCGAGGTGTACTGCCCATTGCCATTCAGGCCCGCAAGGAGGGATTCAAAGGGTTTATCCTACCCCGCGGCAACGCTCAGGAGGCGGCCATTGTGAACAACCTCGACGTAATTCCGGTGGACACCATGCAGGAGGCCGTCGATTTTCTGGAAGGCCGGCTGGAAATTGTGCCCGTAACGGTGGACACGCGCAACGTATTCCAATACACCGCCAACCAATACGCCGCCGACTTTGCCGATGTGCAGGGCCAGGAAAACATCAAGCGGGCCCTGGAAATTGCGGCGGCCGGCGGCCACAACGTTATCATGATCGGCCCGCCCGGCGCAGGCAAAACCATGCTGGCTAAGCGCCTGCCCAGCATCTTGCCCCCGCTGAACATGCAGGAGGCCCTGGAAACCACCAAAATCCATTCGGTGGCGGGCAAGCTCGGCGCTGATGCTTCCCTGCTGAACACCCGTCCGTTCCGCAGTCCGCACCATACTATTTCCGATGTGGCGCTGGTAGGCGGTGGGGGCAACCCGCAGCCCGGCGAAATCTCGCTGGCCCATAATGGTGTGCTGTTCCTGGACGAGCTGCCCGAGTTTAAGCGCACGGTGCTGGAAGTGATGCGCCAGCCGCTGGAAGAGCGGCGCGTGACTATCTCAAGGGCCAAAGTCAGCATAGATTTCCCGGCGAATTTTATGTTGATAGCCTCGATGAACCCGTGCCCATGCGGGTATTATAACCATCCGGAAAAAGAGTGCGTGTGCGGGCCAGGGGTAGTGCAGCGCTACCTCAACAAAGTGAGCGGCCCCTTGCTGGACCGCATCGACCTGCATGTGGAGGTGACGCCTGTTACGTTCGATCAGATGACGGAAATGCGCCGCGCCGAAGACAGCCGCTCGATTCAGGAGCGGGTGGAGCAGGCCCGGCAGCGCCAGGCGGAGCGGTTTCGGGAGTTTCCGGATATCCACTCTAACGCCATGATGCCCTCCCAAATGGTAAAGGACATTTGCCGGGTTGACGCGGCGGGACTGGCCCTGCTCAAAACCGCCATGGAGCGTCTCGGCCTCTCGGCCCGCGCCTACGACCGGATTCTGAAGGTAGCCCGCACCATCGCCGACCTGGCCGCCACCGACGACATCCAACTCCCCCACCTGGCCGAAGCCATTCAGTACCGCAGCCTCGATCGGGAAGGCTGGGCGGGGTAGCAGTGAGATAGAGATGGTGAACTAGTGAGTTGGCGAGGGCACCGAAACCGTCTGTCCTGACCAATTCCCTACCCCCTTGAGACGTAATAAGCCCTTGACGACTGTGCGAGCGTCAAGGGCTTGTCTGTTTATCAGGCTTGTCACACGGAGAGAAAGCATGGGTTCACACCGCTCACCATTTCACAATTTCACCACCTCACCACCTCACTCTCTCACCATTTCGCCACCTTTGCGGTGCCATGTACAAAGCGCTGCTTAAACCGCTCTTCTTCCGGCTCGATGCGGAGGATGCTCACCATCTGGTGTTTAACAACCTAAAACGGGCCCACCGCCTGCCGGGCGCGGCCGCCCTGCTGCGCGGGCTTTATGACTACCAGCACCCGAGCCTGGAGCGGGAAGTGTTTGGGTTGCCCTTCCGCAATCCGGTGGGCATAGCGGCAGGGTTCGACAAAAATGCGGAGCTGACTGATGAGCTGGCGGCCCTGGGTTTTGGCTTTGTGGAAATAGGCACCGTGACGCCCCGCCCCCAGCCCGGCAACCCCCAACCGCGCCTATTCCGCCTACCCCAGGATGAGGCCCTGGTGAACCGCATGGGTTTCAATAACCAGGGCGCCGAAGCCGCCGCCGACCGCCTGCGCCAGCGTCGCAACCGAAACCTGATTATCGGGGGCAACATCGGCAAGAACAAGGACACCCCCAATGAGCTGGCCGCCCAGGACTACGTGGCTTGCGTGGAGGCCCTGCACGAGGTGGTGGACTACTTCGTGGTGAACGTATCGTCGCCGAACACACCGAACCTGCGGCAGCTGCAGGAGCGGGAACCCCTGATTGCCTTGCTCCAGCAGGTGCAGGAGCGCAATCAGGCCCTGCCCACCCCGCGCCCCCTGCTGCTCAAAATTGCCCCCGACCTCACCGACTCCCAGCTTGACGACATTCTGCTGATTGCCCGGGAAGCCGAGCTGAGCGGACTGGTAGCTACCAACACCACCATCAGCCGCACCGGGCTTACTACCCCCGAAGCCCAGGTGAATGCCCTGGGCGCGGGCGGCCTGAGCGGCCGTCCCCTGCGCCAGCGGGCCACGGAGGTTATCCGCTACCTCAGCCGCCAGAGCCGGGGCAAAATGCCCATTATTGGGGTTGGAGGTATTCACTCAGCCCAGGATGCCCAGGAGAAGCTGGCCGCCGGTGCGGCGCTGGTGCAGCTGTACTCGGGCTTCATCTACGAAGGGCCTTCCCTGGTGAAGCAAATCAACCAGGCCCTGACGGTTTCCTGAGCCAAACCTGCCGGCTGGCGCCGCGTAAAATCCGGGTAGTTTTCACCTTCTAACCGTACGTAGCACCATGGGCAAAGGCGACATCAAAACCAAACGCGGCAAGCGTAACAACGGCAGCTTCGGCGTGCATCGTAAAAAGAAGCAAGCCGCGAAAAGCACCGTTAAACCGGCCGAGAAAAAGTAACTCTTTGGCCCCAAGCTACGGCTTGGGGCTTTTTTATGGGCTACGCCCGAGCACCGGGCCTACAGCTTCACCCCCAGCCGGCACTCAATTACATCGGCGGCGCCGCGGTGCACTTTTAGGTCCACGTTGCCGAACAGGTGCTCGGTGAAGTGGTATTTCAGCCCCAGCCGCTCGTAGTAGAACTTATTGGATTTGTACGGATTGTAGAGGTAAAAGCCCAGGTGCGACACAAATGCCAGCCGGCCGAACAGCAGCTCGTGGCCTACATACACACCGGCTTTTTTAACGTCGGGCAGGTTGGTGTCGGTGCGGGCAGTGTCCCGAAGCTGGGCCCGCAGGCTCCGGTCGTAGAAGCCTTCCAGCCCCGTTACCAGGTTGCTTTTGCGGTTGAGGCGCCACCCGGCGGCCAGGGTTACCGAGTTGACAAGGTAGCGGCGGGGGTCGGTTTCGTTACGCTGCTTCCAGCCCACGGAGGAGCTCAGGTTCAGGAAGGTGCGGCCTACATCGGCCGGCATTGGCTCGGGCGGGGTATCGAGCGGGCGCGCCGGGCGCTGCTGGTGGTAGTTAAGGCCCAGCAGCAGGGTAGGCAGGTTAATGCCAAAGTTGGGCTTGGTAGTAGCGCCGTTGGAATAGTGGTTGAGCCCTACCCCCACCAGCAGCCCCAGGTGCTCGGTCAGGGCCCTGTCGTACTCCAGCCGGGTTTGAATGGTGGCGTTCAGCCGCGAGCTGACGATGGTGTTCTTGTGGTTGCTGAGTTGGTCGTAGCGCACGGGAAAGTACCCTACCCCCGTGCCAATCCGGAAGCTGATTTCCTGTCCCTGACGCCGCCAGAAGGCCTTATTGATATAGATACTGGCCGCGTACGACTTGCCCAGCACCGGGTTGTGGTAGTCGTAATACACCAGGGCCAGGCCCACTTTGGGGTAGCGGTACCACGCATGCCAGGGTTCAGAGCCGTTGGTTTGCCGCTGCAGATTCAGCTCGAAGCCGGTGGGGTGCGAAACGGCCAGGTGCTTCACTGCCGGCGTATGGGCAATGATGAAACTGCCTTGGGCGTACGCTCCTACCACCACAGGAGCAGGAGCTACGGCCGGGGCCTGCCCGTAGCCCAAGGCCGCGCTACTGAGCAGAACAGCTACCAGCAGTCCGTTCCGAATTGTCATAGAAGGCCGATTGCAAAAGGTACCAAAGTACGAAAACCTGCCTGTGTTGCCACGGAAACCAGCCGGGTATAGGGCGCCGGTAAGATGCTTCTACTGTTGATGTTTACTGGAAACGAACAAGTTATCCTTTCTTTATTCTTAAAGAAAAAGCCTGCTCATCCGCAACCTTGTACACCAAATTTGCGCTAATAGGCCCAGAAATCCACACTGCGCGTGGTAGTTGTGCGTCTGACATTGTGTTGTTGACCGCGTCCCCTAACTCCTTCTCCTCTTTTGTTATGAAAAAACTTGCAGCCCTCTCGCTTGCACTCGTATCAGCCGCTTCTATTGCTCAGGCTCAGGACGCCGGCGGCTTCCGCATCGGCCTGAAAGTTGGCGGAACCTACTCTAACATTTCTGGCGACAACGTAAGCCAGATTACCGGCTCGGGCTACAGCACGGACCTCGGCGACTACAAGCTGGGCTACAACGCCGGCATTGGGCTGAGCATTCCGCTGAGCAGCGACGGGTTCTTCTCCTTCGCGCCGGAACTGCTTTACAACCGCAAAGGCTACGAAATCCAGTCGAAGCAAACGGGTAACCTGGGCACCGAAAACGGCAAGACCGTGGAAAGCCGCGAAATTGAGCAGAAGCGCGTGCTGCACTACCTGGATGTGCCGCTGCTGGCCAAAATCAACGCGGGCGGCTTGTTTTTCGAGCTAGGCCCGCAGGTAAGCTACCTGTTCGGCTCGAAAAACAAGCAGCAGACGACCACCAAATACACGGACGGCACCAAAAACAAAACCGATAACGACGGCGGCTTCCTGGATTACAGCGGCATTAAGCGCGGCGAATCGTCGAAGTCGGACCTGGCCCAGTTTGATATCAGTGGGGTGGCCGGCGTAGGCTACATGACCGATGGCGGCATCAGCCTGGGGCTGCGCTACGCCCGCGGCTTCAACTCCCTGATTGACACCAAGGACCAGGACAACGAGCCCAAGGCCTTCAACAACGCCTTTACCTTGCAGCTGGGCTATCTGATTCCGACCAAGTAAGCTGCCCTGCACACATTATACAAAGGCTGCTCTCCACGCGGGGGCAGCCTTTTGTTTTGGCCCTGTCTGTAAGCTACCTCATACCCTACTGAGCAAGAGAAACTTCAGCGCAAACGCAGCCAAGCGTGGAACTTTTTCGGGATAAAACTGCAAGGCTGGCACACTTTTCGAAGTTAGCTCAAGCGTGCATCTTTCACTCAACCTTCTTTGCACCATGAAAAAGACCGTCTTTTTTGCCGCTGCCCTGCTGGGTGTAGCCGCTGTTTCCTCTTCTTCCTACGCCCAGGGCGTGCGCCTGGGTCTGCGCGCCGGCGCCAACTACTCTAACCTGGCCGGCAACATCCGCAACGAAAATACCTTCAACAACAAGTTTGGCTTTCTGGGCGGCGTGATGCTAAACGCCGACGTTACCGGCGACGGGTTCTTCTCCATCCAGCCGGAAATTCTCTACTCTCAGAAAGGCTTCGAAAACAAGCCCACCGAGTACACCAACACCGTGCTGGGGGTAGGATACACCGAGAAGCGCGAGGGCAAGGTAAACTACAATTACCTCGATGTGCCCGTGTTGCTGAAGGTAAACGCCGGCGGCCTGATTGTAGAGGCCGGGCCGCAGTACTCCTACCTGCTCAGTGCCAACGATGAAACCCAGATAACCCGCACGCGTCAGCCCAACGGCACGCCCCAGGTAACGGAAGTGCAGAACAAGAAAGACGTGAGCGGCTTTAAGCGCAGCGAGTTGGGCTATGTGGCGGGGGTAGGCTACCAGGCCGATAACGGCCTCAGCCTGAACCTGCGCTACACCGGCGCGTTCAGCGACTTCGTGAAGAGCGACAATGGCAGCTACTTCAACGGCGACCTGGCCAACGCCCGTCACTCGGCGTTTCAGCTTTCTTTGGGCTACCTCTTCCCGAGCAAGTAAGCTCCGGCCCGACCCCACATCCCAGCCCCGACTGCCCTGCCCGGACCGTCGGGGCTTATTTTTGCTGATTCCGGCTACTTTTGCCCGGCTTTCACATTTCATCCTCATGAAAAAAATCACCCTTTCCCTGTTGCTGGTCGCTGGTGCGGCTGGTCTGGCCCGGGCACAGTCGGTGCAGGTAGGCATCAAGGCCGGTGCTACGCTGGCTACCATCACCGGCGACGACGCCAATGATGCCAACAAGTACAAGGCCGGCCTCAATGCCGGGGTAGCCCTGCAGTTTGGGCTGGCGCCTAAGAATTTCATTGCTCTGCAGCCTGAAATCCTGTACTCCATGAAGGGCGCCCGC is a genomic window containing:
- a CDS encoding ADP-ribosylation/crystallin J1; the encoded protein is MRHESATTLLYRPVNQAELDLIAASGWLAFPPRLPEQPIFYPVLNEQYAAQIARDWNVPYYGVGYVLRFAVEADYADQFPVQNVGGPEHDELWIPAEELAEFNLHIIGQIEVVSVFKAE
- a CDS encoding ABC transporter ATP-binding protein; the encoded protein is MKTYLRILQYARPWAVFLPQYLLFTVLTIFFSIANFTLIIPLLKVLFDKTGTVEMQAPDHIPAFRPSIQWVTDTFNYFFADVLADRGKLGALAFVCLVVVGSVLLSNVFRYLSLRLLAKVRARVIRNLRRDLYHRIVGLQLGFFSGERKGDLMSRFTSDVQEVETSVVNTMTAVIKEPLTIIAYFAVLFHISMPLTLFTLILLPISGGIIATVAKRLRTQAKQSQSTLGTMLSVIDETLGGIRVIKAFNAQDYIKGKFEDQNDQYARTSRAIDNTRDLASPFSEFAGVSVVAGLLYFGGTLILGGQSELNGETFIGYVILFSQVLTPAKALSSSFGNIQRGLVAGERVLSIIDTEPVIRDKPEARVLPPFEQQIELRNLQFGYGDTPVLQDINLTIPKGKTVALVGPSGGGKSTLADLLPRFYDPTGGQLLIDGHDVRDCTIHSVRDQMGIVTQESILFNDTIFNNIRFNTQATEQEVMEAARIANAHDFIMASPEGYQTVIGDRGSRLSGGQRQRLSIARAILRNPPILILDEATSALDTESEKLVQEALTRLMQNRTSLVIAHRLSTVQHADEIVVLQHGRIVERGTHEQLQRREGGLYQRLSLMQTSNAALV
- the lpcA gene encoding D-sedoheptulose 7-phosphate isomerase, with amino-acid sequence MTQLPLSDLIRAELTEAQSVLDRFLQDPANLQAIEQAARLMAASLDQGGKILTCGNGGSLCDAQHFAEELTGRYRQDRRALAAIALTEASHMSCVANDFGYDRVFSRFVEALGRPNDVLLAISTSGNSPNVLLAAEAARAAGMQVVSLTGKDGGKLAGLSDVEIRAPHSGYADRIQEIHIKAIHIMIMLIEQLVK
- a CDS encoding YifB family Mg chelatase-like AAA ATPase; the encoded protein is MLTKTYGSAVQGVNANTITIEVVVSQGTGFFVVGLPDNAIKESQQRVEAALKFRGYRMPRTKVVVNMAPADIRKEGSAYDLPIALGILHASQQLTTERLNEYVIMGELALDGELRPIRGVLPIAIQARKEGFKGFILPRGNAQEAAIVNNLDVIPVDTMQEAVDFLEGRLEIVPVTVDTRNVFQYTANQYAADFADVQGQENIKRALEIAAAGGHNVIMIGPPGAGKTMLAKRLPSILPPLNMQEALETTKIHSVAGKLGADASLLNTRPFRSPHHTISDVALVGGGGNPQPGEISLAHNGVLFLDELPEFKRTVLEVMRQPLEERRVTISRAKVSIDFPANFMLIASMNPCPCGYYNHPEKECVCGPGVVQRYLNKVSGPLLDRIDLHVEVTPVTFDQMTEMRRAEDSRSIQERVEQARQRQAERFREFPDIHSNAMMPSQMVKDICRVDAAGLALLKTAMERLGLSARAYDRILKVARTIADLAATDDIQLPHLAEAIQYRSLDREGWAG
- a CDS encoding quinone-dependent dihydroorotate dehydrogenase; translation: MYKALLKPLFFRLDAEDAHHLVFNNLKRAHRLPGAAALLRGLYDYQHPSLEREVFGLPFRNPVGIAAGFDKNAELTDELAALGFGFVEIGTVTPRPQPGNPQPRLFRLPQDEALVNRMGFNNQGAEAAADRLRQRRNRNLIIGGNIGKNKDTPNELAAQDYVACVEALHEVVDYFVVNVSSPNTPNLRQLQEREPLIALLQQVQERNQALPTPRPLLLKIAPDLTDSQLDDILLIAREAELSGLVATNTTISRTGLTTPEAQVNALGAGGLSGRPLRQRATEVIRYLSRQSRGKMPIIGVGGIHSAQDAQEKLAAGAALVQLYSGFIYEGPSLVKQINQALTVS
- a CDS encoding 30S ribosomal protein THX; this translates as MGKGDIKTKRGKRNNGSFGVHRKKKQAAKSTVKPAEKK
- a CDS encoding acyloxyacyl hydrolase; translation: MTIRNGLLVAVLLSSAALGYGQAPAVAPAPVVVGAYAQGSFIIAHTPAVKHLAVSHPTGFELNLQRQTNGSEPWHAWYRYPKVGLALVYYDYHNPVLGKSYAASIYINKAFWRRQGQEISFRIGTGVGYFPVRYDQLSNHKNTIVSSRLNATIQTRLEYDRALTEHLGLLVGVGLNHYSNGATTKPNFGINLPTLLLGLNYHQQRPARPLDTPPEPMPADVGRTFLNLSSSVGWKQRNETDPRRYLVNSVTLAAGWRLNRKSNLVTGLEGFYDRSLRAQLRDTARTDTNLPDVKKAGVYVGHELLFGRLAFVSHLGFYLYNPYKSNKFYYERLGLKYHFTEHLFGNVDLKVHRGAADVIECRLGVKL
- a CDS encoding porin family protein, with amino-acid sequence MKKLAALSLALVSAASIAQAQDAGGFRIGLKVGGTYSNISGDNVSQITGSGYSTDLGDYKLGYNAGIGLSIPLSSDGFFSFAPELLYNRKGYEIQSKQTGNLGTENGKTVESREIEQKRVLHYLDVPLLAKINAGGLFFELGPQVSYLFGSKNKQQTTTKYTDGTKNKTDNDGGFLDYSGIKRGESSKSDLAQFDISGVAGVGYMTDGGISLGLRYARGFNSLIDTKDQDNEPKAFNNAFTLQLGYLIPTK
- a CDS encoding porin family protein — translated: MKKTVFFAAALLGVAAVSSSSYAQGVRLGLRAGANYSNLAGNIRNENTFNNKFGFLGGVMLNADVTGDGFFSIQPEILYSQKGFENKPTEYTNTVLGVGYTEKREGKVNYNYLDVPVLLKVNAGGLIVEAGPQYSYLLSANDETQITRTRQPNGTPQVTEVQNKKDVSGFKRSELGYVAGVGYQADNGLSLNLRYTGAFSDFVKSDNGSYFNGDLANARHSAFQLSLGYLFPSK